A genomic segment from Methanobrevibacter ruminantium encodes:
- a CDS encoding anthranilate synthase component I family protein: MFFPNIEEAKEIAKGPSYKRIPISYEIFSDTKTSIEVLRRLRILSNHCYMLESVEDSKNWGRYSFLGFNPILEITCQDGNLSIKGKSSFSDCEIEDDEDKCFKVKTDNPGEYIREIVEENKSPKIEGMPPFSGGLVGYFSYDYIKYSEPSLILDAQNQDAFKDVDLMLFDKVIAFDNFKQKIVVIVNMEISEDQSFIEENYAEACKSILDIVDIIKADNIVDLLDDDFNHHLTNRKTLEASQKMKEIDSLEEIDKIRKEITKHLPIELKSDFRYLFSKDEYCEMVEKAKDYITEGDIFQVVLSNRIEADIEGSLFDVYRVLRTTNPSPYMFYFSSDDIEIAGASPETLVKLVDNQVYTFPLAGTRPRGKTVEEDRLLEEDLLADEKELAEHNMLVDLGRNDIGKISEIGSVKVNRYMDIVRFSHVMHIGSTVEGILRENYDYLSTIDSILPAGTLSGAPKIRACEIINELEDNKRGIYGGAIGYIDLTGNLDTCIAIRIAFARDKKVFIRVGAGIVADSVPENEFVECNNKARAVMDALRIANGGIE, encoded by the coding sequence GTGTTTTTTCCCAATATTGAAGAAGCAAAAGAAATAGCTAAGGGCCCTTCATATAAAAGGATTCCAATCAGCTATGAGATATTTTCAGATACAAAAACTTCCATTGAAGTTTTAAGAAGACTTAGGATCTTAAGCAATCATTGCTATATGCTTGAAAGTGTAGAGGATTCTAAAAATTGGGGAAGATACAGTTTCTTAGGTTTCAATCCTATTCTTGAAATTACCTGTCAAGACGGCAATCTCTCCATTAAAGGCAAGTCAAGTTTCAGTGATTGTGAAATAGAAGATGATGAAGACAAATGCTTTAAAGTCAAAACTGATAATCCTGGAGAGTATATCAGAGAAATTGTGGAAGAGAACAAATCCCCAAAGATTGAAGGGATGCCTCCTTTTTCAGGAGGGCTTGTAGGATATTTCTCTTATGATTACATTAAATACAGTGAACCTTCACTTATCTTGGATGCACAGAATCAGGATGCATTCAAGGATGTTGATTTGATGCTTTTTGATAAGGTAATTGCATTTGACAATTTTAAGCAAAAGATTGTTGTCATTGTTAATATGGAGATAAGTGAAGATCAAAGTTTCATTGAAGAAAACTATGCTGAAGCATGCAAATCCATTTTGGACATAGTGGATATCATTAAGGCAGATAATATTGTGGATTTGCTTGATGATGATTTCAATCATCATTTAACCAATAGGAAGACATTGGAAGCTAGTCAAAAAATGAAGGAAATAGATTCCTTGGAAGAAATAGATAAGATTAGAAAGGAAATTACCAAGCATTTGCCTATTGAACTCAAATCCGATTTCAGATACTTGTTTTCAAAAGATGAATACTGCGAGATGGTGGAAAAGGCAAAGGATTACATTACAGAAGGAGACATATTCCAAGTTGTGCTGTCAAATAGGATTGAAGCGGATATTGAAGGAAGCCTATTTGATGTTTATAGGGTGTTAAGAACTACAAACCCATCTCCTTATATGTTCTATTTCTCAAGTGATGACATAGAGATTGCAGGTGCAAGTCCAGAAACCCTTGTAAAGCTTGTTGACAACCAGGTCTACACTTTCCCTCTTGCAGGAACAAGGCCAAGAGGAAAGACAGTTGAAGAAGACAGATTACTAGAAGAGGACTTGCTTGCCGATGAAAAGGAATTGGCTGAACATAATATGCTCGTTGACCTAGGAAGAAATGACATTGGCAAAATAAGTGAAATTGGCTCTGTTAAGGTAAATCGATATATGGATATTGTAAGGTTCTCCCATGTGATGCATATAGGATCAACTGTTGAAGGAATTCTAAGAGAGAATTATGACTACTTATCCACAATTGATTCAATCCTTCCCGCGGGTACATTATCCGGAGCCCCAAAGATAAGGGCTTGTGAGATAATCAATGAGCTTGAAGACAATAAGAGAGGAATTTATGGTGGAGCTATTGGATACATCGATTTGACAGGCAATCTAGACACTTGCATTGCAATCCGGATTGCATTTGCAAGGGACAAAAAGGTTTTCATAAGAGTTGGTGCAGGCATTGTTGCAGACAGTGTTCCTGAGAATGAATTTGTAGAATGCAACAATAAGGCAAGGGCAGTTATGGATGCTTTAAGGATAGCAAATGGAGGGATAGAATGA